In one Roseburia intestinalis L1-82 genomic region, the following are encoded:
- a CDS encoding YdcP family protein, with amino-acid sequence MELRFVVPNMEKTFGNLEFAGENTTEQQRINGRMAVINRSYNLYSDVQRADDVVVTLPAKAGEKHFLPEQKVKLINPRITTDGYKIGERGFVNYILLADDMLPAESK; translated from the coding sequence ATGGAATTAAGATTTGTCGTACCAAACATGGAAAAGACATTCGGGAACTTGGAGTTTGCCGGAGAAAATACTACGGAACAGCAGAGAATCAACGGGCGTATGGCTGTCATTAACAGAAGCTACAACCTGTATTCCGATGTGCAGAGAGCTGATGATGTAGTTGTGACGCTTCCTGCCAAAGCCGGCGAAAAACATTTCTTGCCGGAGCAGAAAGTAAAACTTATCAATCCACGAATTACTACCGATGGTTATAAAATCGGGGAACGTGGATTTGTCAATTATATCCTGCTTGCAGACGATATGTTACCAGCAGAAAGTAAATAA
- a CDS encoding VaFE repeat-containing surface-anchored protein, whose product MNKLVKRLLTGTLAFATILTALPVTAVHASGNQYWTESAERVGYIEHVMNDGSIKSTFNEGHMKVEGETAYCVDINTSFKNGYKTRSDASSRMSSDQIADVALSLEYVKQYTASHTNLNYKQGYLLEQCVVWQRLSEQLGWQCDNVRASYNEISQAVQNEVYAGAKAFVKANKGRYECGGYIYTGEGQDIGQFWAKLNVGNAKVKKTSSNPTVTDDNANYSFEGATFGVYSDKGCNSQLATLTADGNGDTKEVEVKAGTIYIKELSAPKGYKLDSIVHALNVEVGKTATLTVTDTPKVTETLIDLFKIDMETGKSTPQGTASLEGAEFTWSYYDGYYNADNLPAKATRTWTTKTVAEKDSDGTIRYVSRLADSYKVSGDSFYTQDGKNVLPLGTLTVTETKAPNGYLLDGAYMQADGNSEQIKGTYLTQISEDGELAVLSGSNQYSVSDKVIRGGVKIQKRDLETKDTKAQGSATLQYTEFNIISLNDSPVLVEGKLYNKNETVKKIQTGIDGIASTSADLLPYGNYRLEESKAPEGYLTDGAKTIDFSITEDGKIVDLTDKSHSVYNQIKRGDIEGVKIGAGTHKRLAGVPFRITSKTTGESHIVVTDKNGQFSTASSWASHKVNTNAGKSSEDGVWFGTSEPDDSKGALLYDTYVIEELKCDSNAGFKLIPAFEVVVSRNKVTVDLGTLTDEYEKEITIHTTATDKRTGEKMIVAGKDIKIVDKVTLDGLEVGTKYKLSGWQMLKEENAELLIDGKRVDSDYTFTADSEKMTVEITYSFDGSALGGQNLVTFEELYDMSNPKEPVKVAEHKDINDDGQTVLITERIITIHTTATDKNGKKEIEAGKDVTIVDKVTLDGLEVGRKYKLSGWQMLKEENAELLIDGKKVSNDYEFTADSEKMTVEIAFTFDGFSLGGKSLVTFEELYDMSNPDEPKKVTEHKDITDDGQTVTIKEVPEVPDTPKDTDTPDTPSTVTKTSDSPKTGDNANIYAYLAMLGLSCVGLGGMLYFKRRRKKS is encoded by the coding sequence ATGAATAAGCTAGTAAAGCGATTGCTAACAGGAACGCTTGCTTTTGCAACCATTCTCACGGCATTACCAGTGACGGCGGTTCATGCTTCCGGCAATCAATACTGGACAGAATCAGCAGAACGTGTCGGCTACATTGAACACGTTATGAATGATGGTTCTATCAAATCTACATTCAATGAGGGACACATGAAAGTTGAGGGCGAAACTGCCTACTGCGTGGATATCAATACCAGTTTTAAGAATGGATATAAAACACGTTCTGACGCAAGCTCCCGTATGAGTAGCGATCAGATTGCGGACGTTGCTCTTTCCTTAGAGTACGTCAAGCAATATACCGCTTCTCATACGAACTTGAATTACAAACAGGGATACTTGCTGGAACAGTGTGTTGTCTGGCAGAGGTTGAGTGAACAGCTCGGCTGGCAGTGCGATAACGTCAGAGCTTCCTATAATGAAATCTCACAGGCAGTACAGAATGAAGTTTACGCTGGTGCGAAAGCATTTGTGAAAGCAAATAAGGGACGCTATGAATGTGGCGGTTACATTTATACTGGCGAAGGACAGGACATCGGACAGTTCTGGGCAAAGTTAAATGTAGGAAATGCAAAGGTCAAAAAGACTTCTTCCAATCCCACGGTCACAGATGACAACGCCAACTATTCCTTTGAGGGTGCGACATTTGGTGTCTATTCTGATAAGGGCTGTAACAGCCAGCTTGCCACACTTACTGCCGATGGAAACGGCGATACCAAAGAAGTTGAGGTAAAAGCAGGAACAATTTACATCAAAGAGCTTTCTGCTCCAAAGGGTTATAAGCTGGATTCTATTGTCCATGCCTTAAATGTGGAAGTTGGAAAAACAGCTACATTGACTGTTACTGACACTCCAAAGGTCACAGAGACTTTGATTGATTTATTCAAAATTGACATGGAAACAGGAAAATCTACTCCACAGGGAACTGCTTCTTTAGAGGGTGCAGAGTTCACATGGAGCTATTATGACGGATACTACAATGCAGATAATCTACCTGCAAAAGCTACCCGTACATGGACAACCAAAACCGTTGCCGAAAAAGACAGTGACGGAACTATCCGTTATGTATCCAGACTTGCCGACAGCTACAAAGTATCCGGCGACAGCTTCTATACACAGGACGGTAAAAATGTACTGCCACTTGGTACACTCACTGTCACAGAAACAAAAGCACCAAACGGCTACTTATTAGATGGTGCATATATGCAGGCTGACGGAAATTCCGAACAAATTAAGGGAACATACCTTACACAGATTTCCGAAGATGGCGAACTTGCCGTACTTTCTGGAAGCAATCAGTATTCCGTATCCGACAAAGTTATCCGTGGCGGTGTAAAAATCCAGAAACGTGACCTTGAAACAAAGGATACCAAAGCACAGGGAAGTGCGACCTTACAGTACACAGAGTTCAATATCATTTCTTTAAATGACAGTCCTGTACTGGTTGAGGGAAAATTATACAACAAGAATGAAACCGTAAAGAAGATTCAGACAGGAATTGACGGAATCGCTTCTACTTCTGCTGACTTGCTCCCTTACGGAAATTACAGATTAGAAGAAAGCAAAGCACCAGAGGGCTACTTGACAGACGGTGCAAAAACAATCGACTTTTCTATCACGGAAGATGGAAAAATCGTGGACTTGACTGACAAATCTCACTCTGTCTACAACCAGATTAAGCGTGGCGATATTGAGGGTGTAAAAATCGGTGCAGGTACACACAAACGCCTTGCAGGTGTTCCATTCAGAATCACAAGCAAGACAACGGGAGAATCCCATATTGTAGTTACTGACAAAAACGGTCAGTTTTCCACTGCTTCAAGCTGGGCTTCCCACAAGGTCAATACCAATGCCGGAAAATCCAGTGAGGACGGTGTATGGTTTGGTACATCTGAACCAGACGACAGCAAAGGTGCATTACTTTATGATACCTATGTGATTGAGGAATTAAAGTGTGATTCCAACGCCGGATTTAAGCTGATTCCAGCTTTTGAGGTAGTCGTATCCAGAAATAAAGTGACCGTAGATTTAGGGACACTGACCGATGAATACGAAAAAGAAATCACAATCCATACCACAGCTACCGACAAGAGAACAGGCGAAAAAATGATTGTTGCCGGAAAAGACATCAAGATCGTGGACAAAGTCACACTTGATGGCTTGGAAGTTGGAACAAAATATAAACTTTCCGGCTGGCAGATGTTAAAGGAAGAAAACGCCGAACTTCTGATTGACGGGAAACGTGTAGACAGTGATTACACATTCACTGCTGACAGCGAAAAAATGACAGTTGAGATTACTTACAGTTTTGATGGTTCAGCTCTTGGCGGTCAGAACCTTGTTACATTTGAGGAATTGTACGATATGAGCAATCCGAAAGAGCCTGTCAAGGTTGCCGAACATAAAGACATCAACGATGATGGACAGACGGTTCTTATCACGGAACGTATCATCACAATCCATACTACTGCTACGGACAAGAACGGCAAGAAAGAAATCGAAGCCGGAAAAGATGTAACGATTGTGGATAAAGTCACATTAGATGGTCTGGAAGTTGGAAGAAAATACAAACTTTCCGGCTGGCAGATGTTAAAAGAGGAAAATGCAGAACTTCTGATTGATGGAAAGAAAGTATCCAATGATTATGAGTTCACAGCCGACAGTGAAAAAATGACGGTAGAAATTGCCTTTACCTTTGATGGTTTTTCTCTTGGTGGCAAGAGCCTTGTCACATTTGAGGAATTATACGATATGAGCAATCCAGACGAACCAAAGAAAGTGACAGAACATAAGGACATCACAGACGATGGACAGACTGTGACAATCAAGGAAGTGCCGGAAGTCCCAGATACACCAAAGGATACCGACACGCCGGATACACCATCTACGGTTACTAAGACAAGTGACAGTCCAAAAACAGGCGACAATGCCAATATCTATGCTTATCTTGCCATGCTCGGTCTTTCCTGTGTAGGGCTTGGCGGTATGCTTTACTTCAAACGCCGTAGAAAGAAATCATAA
- a CDS encoding DUF5716 family protein codes for MEKTSYYLGIDLDNDNAVISYFQLNMKEPETVSTVAGSEVYQIPLILAKKHGIGQWFIGEEAKRLALLQGEEAVSGLLQAALAGKEFFIEGETYKAQELLALYIKKLVYLAGKLGNPVIPDFLVITLEQLSREVTELFLQVAERIGIPEGKLTLIDRRESFYYFAFSQQKELWLHDVCLFDNRGDEVWCRRLERDQRTMPQLVTISEEQRNIDRANKDASFLKIVSEVTGGHIVSAVYLTGDGFDGEWMKESLSFLCKGRRVFMGKNLYSKGACYAAARKCMTEENSWQFVYMGDNEMKVNVSLKVQSQGKTEFFTLISAGDNWYETVGECEVLLDGSNEIDFWLQLPNSKEAKIEKLTLADLPERPPRTTRLRIKAQPVSDMEVKIRIKDLGFGEIFKSSDKTWEYMMSLENVQ; via the coding sequence GTGGAAAAAACGTCGTATTATCTTGGCATTGATCTTGATAATGACAATGCCGTGATCAGTTATTTCCAATTGAATATGAAAGAACCGGAGACTGTCAGCACAGTGGCAGGCAGTGAAGTATACCAGATTCCTCTGATACTTGCCAAAAAACATGGGATCGGTCAGTGGTTTATCGGTGAGGAGGCAAAACGTCTGGCACTTTTGCAGGGAGAGGAAGCAGTATCCGGTCTGCTGCAGGCAGCTCTTGCGGGAAAAGAGTTTTTCATAGAGGGGGAAACTTATAAGGCACAGGAACTGTTAGCACTCTACATAAAAAAGCTGGTATATCTTGCGGGAAAACTGGGGAATCCTGTGATACCTGACTTTTTGGTTATCACGCTTGAACAGCTGTCGCGGGAGGTGACGGAGCTCTTTCTTCAGGTAGCAGAAAGAATTGGAATACCGGAGGGAAAGCTGACACTCATTGACAGGAGAGAGAGTTTTTATTATTTCGCATTCAGCCAGCAAAAAGAATTATGGCTGCATGATGTGTGTCTGTTTGACAACCGGGGAGATGAGGTCTGGTGCAGGAGATTGGAACGGGATCAAAGAACCATGCCGCAGCTTGTCACGATCAGTGAGGAACAGCGGAATATAGACCGGGCAAATAAAGATGCCAGCTTTTTAAAAATCGTATCAGAAGTGACAGGAGGGCATATTGTTTCGGCAGTTTACCTGACCGGAGACGGTTTTGATGGTGAATGGATGAAGGAGTCCCTTTCTTTTTTGTGCAAAGGTCGCAGGGTTTTTATGGGGAAAAATCTTTATTCCAAGGGTGCCTGTTATGCAGCGGCAAGAAAGTGTATGACGGAAGAAAACAGCTGGCAGTTTGTCTATATGGGCGATAATGAGATGAAAGTGAATGTAAGCCTGAAAGTGCAGAGCCAGGGAAAAACAGAGTTTTTTACGCTGATCAGTGCAGGAGATAACTGGTACGAGACTGTTGGAGAATGCGAAGTATTGCTGGATGGATCAAACGAGATCGATTTCTGGCTGCAGCTGCCAAACAGCAAGGAAGCGAAGATTGAGAAACTCACGCTTGCAGATCTTCCCGAACGTCCGCCACGCACAACGCGTCTTCGCATCAAAGCACAGCCGGTTTCCGACATGGAAGTAAAGATCAGGATCAAAGACCTTGGCTTTGGGGAGATATTTAAGAGTTCTGACAAAACATGGGAATATATGATGTCACTGGAAAATGTACAGTAG
- a CDS encoding DUF5717 family protein: MKKQAIKREKAGVDLRRRIQQLARGKFEHLKPSLSISVDKIDITAMEGNDISGDFVITSTNHVPMRGIVYSSNPRMECLTPQFEGEEIRIRYQFHSYGLIEGDIQKGEFCIVVEQGEYNLSFVVSVSKLYAESSVGKVKNLSDFARLSENDFDEAFHLFYSGKFKNIFHPDEKREMLLYEGLSKGTPSGQKVEEFLIGIHKKKRTVVSLEESSAIFYQVHENRLETFQVNRNQHGYLEIRVHSDAEFLVLKKPRVTDEMFVGSICDVEYYIVAEKMHAGRNFGKIRLEIPGQKPLIYTVCATTKQENKTKDEPVFFDIQKSRIKLMQLYLEYRLKRIVTGVWANQSGVILDHLSVLCENEKIYGLMKAQTLIINRQRQEASWILDDFKRTCEDHESPEWGYYLYLCTLMEREPSYVDRLTTEVEQIFKLHPDNSMLFWVLLFLKEEYYQKPAERLEAIRDWMRYDNSPYFYLEAYYLIWQDPYLLARLGSFEVRILYWTARWGIMTRDIAIQVAGLISEKKEYHPFLYHILEACYEVKPDDEMLTAVLGYLIRSQCFGAKYHHWYELGIEREIRITSLYEAYLLSLDGRKLERVPKMLQLYFQYDSGLSWQQKAVLFVNIIAAKKVQPEVYQKYLPIMERFAMEQMEAGHIDDNLAVIYDEMFEQGIINSDIAHWAAEILFTHKMICTDPQAAKIEVYEYACSPACNHVNNRESVIRNGAAYFTVYTKDYCLIMEDIYGNRFCEEIGCCEEPLMDINHCVKKCTELAQGELSYILYSMQQKVADGVDDSDFPGVWTVLKAPQVSDRYKREIAEQIISFYRKRKYEAGCLTGLDHKLLSAAARRMLMQYLTEEHLYETAYRMAEECGYEHMDTAACVSLCSYAIHTAGFEEDDFLLGFAEHVFYRGTYNDVILIYLCKYYNGATKTMAEIWKAAGAFDIDTFDLEERILSQMLYSTDYIADIEEIYESYVKGGGRELICMAYLSYFADAWLVRNMVVPEYVFEQIFARYQEGNPLNDACKLGLLKYFSEKEHLSDAMYQVADELLEEYTSKNRCFAFFLEFEKELRLKYHLYDKAFVEYHTDPGQKIMIHFSLDGEHYEQSLLNEVYDGVFVKEFVLFFGESVLYYMTEQEKAEEKITESACLNCRNVPDEESHGRYEMLNDMLMHHAMGEREMQKREMKQYYGMQMVTNEVFRIL; the protein is encoded by the coding sequence TTGAAAAAGCAAGCAATTAAGAGAGAAAAAGCAGGTGTCGATTTGCGAAGACGGATACAACAACTGGCAAGGGGAAAATTCGAACACTTAAAGCCGTCTCTTTCAATTTCTGTGGATAAGATTGACATCACAGCAATGGAAGGTAATGATATTTCGGGGGATTTCGTGATCACAAGCACAAATCATGTGCCGATGCGTGGAATCGTATATTCTTCCAATCCGAGGATGGAATGTCTGACACCGCAGTTTGAAGGGGAAGAAATAAGGATTCGTTACCAATTTCATAGTTATGGTCTGATCGAAGGTGATATTCAAAAAGGAGAGTTCTGTATCGTAGTAGAACAGGGTGAATATAACCTTTCTTTTGTTGTGTCTGTTTCAAAACTGTATGCAGAATCCTCGGTTGGCAAAGTGAAAAATTTATCCGATTTTGCCAGATTATCAGAAAACGACTTTGACGAGGCATTTCATCTGTTTTATTCGGGCAAGTTTAAAAACATATTTCATCCGGATGAAAAAAGGGAGATGCTTTTATATGAGGGTTTGTCGAAAGGAACACCATCCGGACAGAAAGTGGAGGAGTTTTTGATCGGAATCCACAAAAAGAAGCGGACTGTGGTTTCATTGGAAGAAAGCAGTGCCATATTTTACCAGGTGCATGAAAACAGACTTGAAACTTTTCAGGTGAACAGAAACCAGCATGGATATCTTGAAATCAGAGTCCATTCGGATGCAGAATTTCTGGTTTTAAAGAAACCACGGGTCACCGATGAGATGTTTGTGGGAAGTATCTGTGATGTGGAATATTATATTGTGGCAGAAAAAATGCATGCGGGAAGGAATTTTGGAAAGATCCGTCTGGAGATACCGGGACAGAAACCATTGATCTATACGGTGTGTGCCACGACTAAGCAGGAAAATAAAACGAAGGATGAACCTGTTTTTTTTGATATCCAGAAATCACGCATAAAATTAATGCAGCTTTATCTGGAATACCGCCTGAAACGGATTGTGACCGGAGTATGGGCAAACCAGTCGGGGGTTATTTTGGATCATCTTTCCGTTTTGTGTGAGAATGAAAAGATTTATGGACTGATGAAGGCACAGACGCTGATCATCAACCGCCAGAGACAGGAGGCATCCTGGATATTAGATGATTTTAAACGGACGTGTGAGGATCATGAAAGTCCGGAATGGGGGTATTATCTTTATCTGTGCACATTGATGGAGCGGGAGCCGTCCTATGTGGATCGTCTGACGACGGAAGTGGAACAGATTTTTAAACTGCATCCGGATAATTCGATGTTGTTCTGGGTGCTGTTATTTTTAAAAGAAGAGTATTATCAGAAGCCGGCAGAAAGGTTAGAAGCAATTCGTGACTGGATGCGTTATGATAACAGCCCGTATTTTTATCTGGAGGCATATTATCTGATCTGGCAGGATCCATATTTACTGGCGAGACTTGGATCATTTGAGGTTCGCATATTATACTGGACTGCAAGATGGGGCATTATGACACGGGATATAGCAATACAGGTGGCCGGGCTTATTTCAGAAAAAAAAGAATATCATCCGTTTTTATACCATATTTTAGAGGCGTGTTATGAGGTGAAACCGGATGATGAAATGCTGACGGCGGTGTTAGGATATCTGATCCGCAGCCAGTGCTTTGGTGCAAAGTATCATCACTGGTATGAACTTGGAATTGAACGTGAGATCCGCATCACGAGCCTGTATGAAGCGTATCTTTTATCACTGGATGGAAGAAAATTAGAACGTGTACCAAAGATGCTTCAGCTGTATTTTCAGTATGACAGTGGATTGTCCTGGCAGCAGAAAGCGGTTTTATTTGTCAATATTATTGCGGCAAAAAAGGTGCAGCCTGAGGTATATCAGAAATATCTGCCGATCATGGAACGGTTTGCGATGGAGCAGATGGAGGCTGGTCATATCGATGATAATCTGGCCGTGATATATGATGAAATGTTTGAACAGGGGATTATAAATAGTGATATTGCGCATTGGGCAGCTGAAATTCTTTTTACGCACAAGATGATCTGTACGGATCCACAGGCAGCAAAGATAGAAGTTTATGAATATGCATGCAGCCCAGCATGCAATCATGTGAATAACAGGGAATCCGTGATTCGGAACGGGGCTGCATACTTTACTGTATATACAAAGGATTACTGCCTGATCATGGAGGACATTTATGGTAATCGTTTCTGTGAGGAAATCGGTTGTTGTGAAGAGCCGCTGATGGATATTAACCATTGTGTGAAAAAGTGTACAGAACTTGCACAGGGAGAATTATCCTATATTCTATATTCCATGCAGCAAAAAGTTGCGGATGGAGTGGATGATTCAGATTTTCCGGGTGTGTGGACTGTTTTAAAAGCACCGCAGGTGAGTGACCGCTATAAAAGGGAAATTGCAGAACAGATCATATCATTTTACCGGAAAAGAAAGTATGAGGCGGGCTGTCTGACCGGTCTGGATCATAAATTGTTATCTGCAGCTGCGCGCCGTATGCTGATGCAGTACCTGACGGAAGAACATTTGTATGAAACTGCGTATCGCATGGCAGAAGAGTGTGGGTATGAGCACATGGATACGGCTGCATGCGTTTCTCTGTGCAGTTATGCGATTCATACAGCAGGGTTTGAGGAAGATGATTTCCTTCTTGGGTTTGCAGAGCATGTATTTTACAGAGGCACTTATAATGATGTGATCCTTATCTATCTTTGTAAATATTATAATGGTGCAACAAAGACGATGGCGGAGATCTGGAAAGCTGCGGGAGCATTTGATATTGACACGTTTGATCTTGAGGAACGTATTTTAAGCCAGATGCTGTATTCGACTGATTATATTGCGGATATTGAAGAGATCTACGAGAGTTATGTAAAAGGCGGGGGAAGGGAACTGATCTGTATGGCATATTTATCGTATTTTGCAGATGCATGGCTGGTGAGGAATATGGTGGTACCGGAGTATGTATTTGAACAGATCTTTGCCCGTTATCAGGAAGGAAATCCTCTCAACGATGCGTGTAAACTGGGGCTGCTGAAATATTTCTCAGAGAAAGAGCATTTATCAGATGCGATGTATCAGGTGGCAGATGAATTGTTGGAAGAGTACACGTCTAAGAACCGCTGCTTTGCATTTTTCCTGGAGTTTGAGAAAGAATTACGTTTAAAGTATCATTTGTATGACAAAGCGTTTGTGGAATATCATACAGATCCGGGACAAAAAATTATGATTCATTTTAGCCTGGATGGAGAACATTACGAGCAGTCACTGTTAAATGAGGTCTATGATGGTGTTTTTGTCAAGGAATTTGTCTTATTTTTTGGCGAGTCTGTACTTTATTATATGACAGAGCAGGAAAAGGCGGAGGAGAAGATAACGGAAAGTGCCTGCTTAAATTGCCGAAATGTACCGGACGAAGAATCTCATGGAAGGTATGAAATGTTGAATGACATGCTGATGCATCACGCGATGGGAGAACGTGAGATGCAAAAGAGAGAAATGAAACAATACTATGGAATGCAGATGGTAACGAATGAGGTATTCCGTATTTTATAA
- a CDS encoding pyridoxal phosphate-dependent aminotransferase: MIKHKDHFHGSDLEKIEQIYGIKKEEIVSFSANVNPLGVSPLLRTALSEQIDVITTYPDREYTSLRKCIAEYCGTEYENVIVGNGSTELISLFIQIEHPKKAMVIGPTYSEYEREISLGGGTTLYYPLREKDNFRLDVDDFISHLNESIDLIVICNPNNPTSSCITRTEMRHILDACKEHDIYVMVDETYVEFADNMAEISAVPLTNYYNNIVILRGTSKFFAAPGLRLGYAITGNRDLIKSINTRKNPWTINSLAVVAGETMFRDTAYIKATKDLISSERARIYRTFQKSPDFKVYEPSGNFMLIRILKDDLTSQDLFDRAIREKMMIRDCSTFPFLDNKYIRLCIMNPEDNDRLLACLLR, encoded by the coding sequence ATGATAAAACACAAAGACCATTTTCACGGAAGTGATTTAGAAAAAATAGAACAGATTTACGGCATCAAAAAAGAAGAGATCGTCAGTTTTTCCGCAAATGTCAATCCGCTTGGCGTATCACCGCTTCTTCGGACCGCTCTCTCCGAGCAGATCGATGTGATCACGACATACCCTGACAGGGAATATACCTCCCTGCGCAAATGCATTGCAGAATACTGCGGCACCGAATACGAAAACGTCATCGTAGGAAATGGTTCCACGGAACTGATCTCTCTTTTTATACAGATCGAGCACCCGAAAAAAGCGATGGTCATCGGACCTACTTATTCCGAATATGAGAGAGAGATTTCACTCGGCGGAGGCACAACACTCTACTATCCGCTCCGTGAAAAGGACAACTTCCGCTTAGATGTCGACGATTTTATCTCCCATTTAAATGAAAGTATTGACCTGATCGTCATCTGCAACCCGAACAACCCTACTTCATCCTGCATCACCAGAACGGAAATGCGCCATATCTTAGATGCCTGCAAGGAACATGACATTTACGTTATGGTGGATGAAACTTATGTGGAATTTGCTGATAATATGGCTGAAATCTCAGCCGTGCCGCTGACAAACTATTATAACAACATCGTTATCCTGCGCGGCACCTCAAAGTTTTTTGCAGCACCGGGTCTTCGTCTCGGCTATGCGATCACAGGCAACCGTGACCTGATCAAATCAATCAATACCAGGAAAAATCCGTGGACGATCAACTCCCTTGCTGTCGTTGCCGGAGAGACGATGTTCCGTGACACTGCATATATCAAAGCCACCAAAGATCTGATTTCTTCCGAGCGAGCAAGGATCTACCGGACATTCCAGAAAAGTCCTGATTTTAAAGTGTATGAACCGAGCGGCAATTTCATGCTGATACGCATTTTAAAAGATGATCTCACTTCACAGGATCTCTTTGACCGCGCAATTCGCGAGAAAATGATGATCCGCGACTGCTCCACCTTTCCATTTTTAGACAACAAGTACATCCGGCTTTGCATCATGAATCCGGAGGACAACGACAGACTGCTTGCATGTCTGCTCCGTTAA